One stretch of Candidatus Baltobacteraceae bacterium DNA includes these proteins:
- a CDS encoding diguanylate cyclase, whose translation MISYLPVSIGYLASALVFATFWMRTPVRLRQVAIASNVVFFIYGILMAAWPIAILHAILLPLNLLRLRELRDLIKKVQAALTGDLNMDWLRPFMQSRKFAAGEYIFHKGDSQIDVLYIVSGNVRLPEIEVAVGTGELIGEMAIFSQEKERSLSALCVTDVEVLHMPADAFLKLYFQNHEFGLFLVRLITRRLLQDTQLLGSMINERNSQLERLRFHTDVDEATGIANRRACEARLNMEWSRALRTPAPLSLIVARIEDRHGRAWSDEVLAAVALALGSCASRASDLLARYDGEFVAILPNTAQGAKPIADEMARAIADLEVPTASISAGDLYLSSGLATRTPQKDIPSKVLLEEAYRDLAGAGDMLASA comes from the coding sequence GTGATTTCTTATCTACCGGTCTCTATTGGCTATCTTGCATCCGCGCTCGTCTTCGCGACATTCTGGATGCGCACGCCGGTTCGGTTGCGTCAGGTGGCGATCGCAAGCAATGTTGTCTTTTTCATCTACGGCATCCTGATGGCCGCCTGGCCAATCGCAATACTCCATGCAATTCTGCTGCCGCTAAATCTCTTGCGTCTGCGCGAGTTGCGCGACCTGATCAAAAAAGTTCAGGCGGCGCTAACCGGTGACTTGAACATGGACTGGCTCCGGCCGTTCATGCAGTCTCGTAAATTCGCAGCCGGAGAGTATATCTTCCACAAAGGCGACTCGCAGATCGACGTGCTCTACATCGTGAGCGGCAACGTGCGCCTGCCCGAGATCGAGGTCGCCGTCGGCACCGGCGAGCTGATCGGCGAGATGGCGATCTTTTCGCAGGAGAAGGAGCGGAGTCTCTCCGCGCTGTGCGTCACCGATGTTGAAGTCCTTCACATGCCGGCCGACGCCTTCCTTAAACTCTATTTTCAGAACCACGAATTCGGTCTGTTTCTGGTGCGGCTGATCACGCGCCGGCTGCTCCAGGACACGCAACTGCTCGGGAGCATGATCAACGAACGCAACTCGCAATTGGAGAGACTAAGATTCCACACTGACGTCGACGAAGCGACGGGAATCGCGAACCGGCGAGCGTGCGAAGCCCGCTTGAACATGGAATGGTCGCGCGCGCTCCGGACGCCGGCTCCGCTCTCGCTGATTGTCGCGCGGATCGAAGATCGTCATGGCCGTGCGTGGAGTGACGAGGTGTTGGCCGCAGTCGCGCTGGCGCTCGGTTCATGCGCCTCGCGCGCGTCCGATCTGTTGGCTCGGTACGACGGCGAGTTCGTTGCGATTCTCCCCAACACGGCGCAGGGTGCCAAGCCGATTGCTGATGAGATGGCGCGTGCTATCGCCGACCTCGAGGTACCGACTGCGAGCATTTCGGCGGGTGATCTCTATCTGAGCAGCGGCTTGGCGACACGCACTCCTCAAAAAGATATCCCGTCTAAGGTGTTGCTCGAAGAAGCGTATCGCGATCTCGCCGGCGCCGGCGACATGCTCGCATCGGCTTAA
- a CDS encoding alpha/beta fold hydrolase codes for MKRSAFLSGTIVSLIPSGVCMAAPTDENYDLQTPTGTIYGSLTMPAPSEVKKVVLIIAGSGPTDRNCNSPAGIHTDAYLLLAKGLAERGIASVRFDKRGIAASAAAASSESDLRFETYISDAQAWVRRLRSDGRFKHVTIAGHSEGSLIGMIAARNESADGYASLEGPAFPAAAILRTQLAEQLSAYPDLKAANDRILKALSAGQTTPDVPSQLLALYRPSIQPYLISWFRYDPRTEIAKLSCPVTIIQGTADLQVSVDNGKALRDALPRARLVMIAGMSHVLKDTSSDSLSVQQTTVYTDPRLPIDSTLVRTLSEP; via the coding sequence ATGAAGCGATCAGCTTTTCTTAGCGGCACGATTGTTTCGCTGATTCCGTCTGGCGTCTGCATGGCGGCGCCAACCGACGAAAACTACGATCTCCAAACGCCGACGGGCACGATTTACGGGTCACTCACGATGCCGGCCCCTTCCGAGGTGAAGAAGGTCGTCTTGATTATCGCCGGCTCCGGGCCTACAGATCGGAATTGCAATTCGCCGGCGGGGATACATACGGACGCCTATCTTCTTCTCGCCAAAGGGCTCGCGGAGCGCGGTATCGCGAGTGTCAGATTTGATAAGCGTGGCATTGCCGCAAGCGCCGCTGCAGCCAGCTCCGAGTCGGACTTGCGTTTCGAGACCTACATCTCCGATGCCCAAGCGTGGGTCAGACGGCTCCGTTCAGACGGACGCTTTAAACACGTGACGATCGCGGGGCATAGTGAAGGTTCGCTGATCGGGATGATCGCCGCGCGGAATGAAAGCGCCGATGGATACGCGAGCTTAGAAGGTCCGGCGTTTCCTGCGGCTGCGATTCTCCGCACGCAGCTCGCCGAGCAACTCTCGGCATATCCCGATCTTAAAGCTGCTAATGATCGAATTCTCAAAGCTCTGTCGGCAGGCCAAACCACGCCTGACGTACCGTCTCAGCTTCTCGCTTTGTATCGTCCCTCGATTCAACCCTATCTCATTTCGTGGTTCCGATACGACCCGCGTACCGAGATTGCGAAGTTGTCGTGCCCCGTGACGATCATTCAAGGCACCGCGGATCTTCAGGTTTCCGTCGACAACGGGAAAGCGCTGCGCGATGCGTTACCGCGTGCGCGACTCGTTATGATCGCCGGAATGAGCCACGTCCTTAAGGACACTTCAAGCGATTCCTTATCCGTGCAGCAAACAACAGTTTACACCGATCCGCGCCTGCCCATCGACAGTACCCTTGTCCGGACGCTATCCGAACCATGA
- a CDS encoding GNAT family N-acetyltransferase → MLVDWRSFSPGSTYTSDLVEKTTALLHEAYAQHLANGFHFSAATQDDETTHKRLASATALIGFREDAVVATGIIYEKLQARPDLPSWFSGADVGVAAQLAVSPGLQRHGIGSELLEILERQAKGWGKLHLALDTAEPAHELIAFYQKRGYVMVDHFQYADTSFRHIILSKELT, encoded by the coding sequence GTGTTAGTTGATTGGCGCTCCTTCTCTCCCGGATCGACGTACACGTCCGATTTGGTTGAGAAGACTACGGCGCTGTTGCATGAGGCTTATGCGCAGCATCTTGCAAACGGCTTTCACTTTTCCGCGGCGACGCAGGACGATGAAACCACGCACAAACGCCTCGCCAGCGCGACCGCACTAATCGGCTTTCGCGAAGACGCGGTCGTCGCAACGGGCATCATCTATGAGAAACTCCAGGCGCGGCCCGACCTGCCATCATGGTTTTCGGGAGCGGACGTTGGTGTCGCTGCTCAGCTGGCCGTCTCACCCGGGCTGCAACGTCACGGGATCGGATCAGAACTACTCGAGATTTTGGAACGGCAAGCAAAAGGCTGGGGGAAACTGCATCTAGCGCTTGACACTGCGGAGCCCGCACATGAGCTCATCGCGTTCTATCAGAAGCGAGGCTACGTGATGGTGGACCACTTTCAATACGCCGATACATCCTTTCGCCACATAATCTTATCGAAGGAATTGACCTGA
- a CDS encoding S9 family peptidase, with protein sequence MRNTNRASLLAVALALGFVFVPNVGQSAPARPALRDILRAGAAVHDFDAVELSPDGRRVAWSETFRDGADPLTSPRQTAVYVRALASGSAIRISAATQAGAYDEENPVWSPDGKQIAFLSDARSPHQTQIFVASADGSNVRQIGQLNGEAQGLSWSPRGDRLGLLYISHATRKAGATNAGAREVGDIGAKTDEQRLTTVDVVSGSVRVLTPPNVYVYEYGWSPDGRQCVATYALGNGDDNWWIAKLSRIDARTGAMHQLLAPNYQIADPQWSPDGKHIAFIGGLMSDFTITGGDVYLVDAATGATRNATAGQPISFESLRWTDATHLDAVAYIPGAMHLVRLETSTGSLQTLTARAESVWNWSSALHGGVVALVRESFSEPAELWAGPPSSLRQISHINARAPRYVGKTVSIRWKSDSAEAQGWLIYPRGYDPRRRYPMVTLIHGGPAWEWVPLFSGTTISALSSSGYVIFLPNPRGSYGQGEAFTRGNVKDFGYGDWRDDLRGVDAAIRTASIDPHRLGLTGWSYGGYMAMWAETQTTRFKALVAGAGIFNYQSYYGENQIDRWMIPFFGSSVYEDPSIYAKSSPITFVLHSKTPILVLAGELDEETPAAQALECWHAMRTLGVPVKLVVYAGEGHHPRKVANQIDIVRQTIAWFDHYLR encoded by the coding sequence ATGCGCAACACGAATCGAGCCTCTCTGCTTGCCGTCGCCCTCGCACTTGGATTCGTTTTCGTGCCGAACGTCGGACAGAGTGCGCCGGCGCGGCCGGCGCTGCGTGATATTCTACGTGCTGGCGCTGCGGTGCATGACTTTGATGCAGTCGAACTTTCGCCGGACGGTCGCCGGGTCGCGTGGAGCGAGACGTTTCGTGACGGCGCGGATCCATTAACGTCGCCGCGTCAAACCGCCGTGTACGTTCGCGCGCTCGCGTCGGGAAGCGCTATTCGTATCAGTGCCGCTACGCAAGCGGGTGCGTATGACGAAGAAAACCCGGTTTGGTCGCCCGACGGAAAACAGATTGCGTTTCTCTCCGACGCGCGCTCGCCGCACCAGACGCAGATCTTCGTAGCGAGCGCCGACGGATCGAACGTACGCCAGATCGGACAGCTCAACGGTGAGGCGCAGGGCCTCTCGTGGTCGCCCCGCGGCGACCGGCTTGGGCTTCTCTACATTTCGCACGCGACGCGAAAAGCGGGCGCGACAAATGCGGGCGCTCGCGAAGTCGGGGACATTGGTGCAAAGACCGACGAGCAGCGCCTTACGACGGTCGACGTCGTATCAGGTAGCGTCCGCGTGCTGACGCCGCCGAACGTGTATGTTTACGAATACGGATGGTCGCCGGATGGACGGCAATGCGTGGCGACATACGCGCTCGGTAACGGCGACGATAACTGGTGGATCGCCAAGTTATCGCGCATCGATGCACGCACCGGCGCGATGCACCAGCTGCTGGCTCCCAATTATCAAATCGCCGATCCGCAGTGGTCGCCGGATGGGAAACACATTGCGTTCATCGGCGGGCTCATGAGCGACTTCACCATTACCGGCGGAGACGTGTATCTCGTCGACGCGGCAACCGGTGCGACCCGAAACGCGACGGCCGGGCAGCCGATTTCTTTTGAATCACTGCGCTGGACGGACGCCACGCATCTGGACGCGGTCGCCTATATACCCGGCGCAATGCATCTCGTTCGCTTGGAGACGTCAACGGGTTCGTTGCAGACATTGACCGCTCGTGCCGAGTCTGTGTGGAACTGGTCAAGCGCGCTGCATGGTGGCGTCGTCGCGCTAGTGCGCGAATCGTTCAGCGAACCGGCCGAGTTGTGGGCAGGTCCGCCATCGTCGCTTCGGCAGATCTCACACATCAATGCGCGCGCCCCGCGCTACGTCGGCAAAACCGTCTCGATTCGATGGAAGAGTGACAGTGCCGAAGCGCAAGGCTGGCTCATCTACCCGCGCGGCTACGATCCGCGTCGGCGCTATCCGATGGTGACGCTTATCCACGGTGGACCGGCGTGGGAGTGGGTGCCGCTTTTTAGCGGCACGACGATCAGCGCGCTCTCGTCGAGCGGATACGTCATCTTTCTTCCCAATCCGCGCGGCAGCTACGGCCAAGGTGAGGCCTTCACACGCGGCAACGTCAAAGATTTTGGTTACGGCGATTGGCGCGACGATCTTCGTGGAGTCGACGCGGCGATCAGAACGGCGTCGATCGATCCGCACCGCTTGGGGTTAACCGGATGGAGCTACGGCGGTTACATGGCGATGTGGGCGGAGACGCAGACGACGCGCTTCAAGGCGCTCGTCGCGGGCGCTGGGATCTTCAACTACCAGTCGTATTACGGCGAGAACCAAATCGACCGGTGGATGATTCCATTCTTCGGCTCGTCCGTCTATGAGGATCCGTCTATTTACGCGAAGAGCTCACCGATCACGTTCGTGCTGCATTCCAAGACGCCGATTCTCGTTTTGGCGGGGGAGCTCGACGAGGAAACTCCGGCGGCGCAAGCTCTCGAGTGCTGGCACGCGATGCGGACGCTCGGGGTGCCGGTGAAGCTCGTCGTTTACGCCGGCGAGGGTCATCATCCGAGGAAGGTCGCAAACCAGATCGATATCGTGCGACAAACGATCGCGTGGTTTGACCACTATCTTCGCTAG
- a CDS encoding tetratricopeptide repeat protein: MKRLLFALIPLMVATFGVSAVLPASAQTQQQHDWCYADSATDAQTIEGCTALIKAGTLTGPDLAIVYRDRGLSYYHMQQNELAMADYSQAIGLDPNYAEAYDDRGIIFSKLGQTDRALEEYNTSIRVKPTFAYAFNNRGNLFFKRGDLAAALSDTNQAITLNSNVGLFYTNRALIYVKLRQCPQAAQDFVSAKHLNRVFTLTPEVRAACGPVIDAALSR, encoded by the coding sequence ATGAAAAGGCTTCTGTTCGCGCTTATCCCTTTAATGGTAGCGACGTTTGGGGTATCGGCTGTATTGCCGGCTTCGGCGCAGACACAACAACAGCACGATTGGTGCTACGCCGATAGCGCGACCGACGCACAGACCATAGAAGGATGCACCGCTCTGATCAAGGCCGGCACTCTGACCGGGCCCGATCTGGCGATCGTCTACCGTGACCGCGGGCTCAGCTACTACCACATGCAGCAAAACGAGCTCGCGATGGCAGACTACTCACAGGCGATCGGACTCGACCCGAATTACGCCGAGGCGTACGACGATCGCGGTATCATCTTCTCAAAACTTGGACAGACCGACCGGGCTCTCGAAGAGTACAACACCTCGATTCGCGTGAAACCGACATTCGCGTATGCATTTAACAACCGCGGAAACTTATTCTTCAAACGTGGCGACCTGGCTGCGGCGTTAAGCGACACCAACCAAGCTATAACGCTCAACTCGAACGTCGGACTGTTCTATACCAATCGCGCTCTGATTTATGTAAAACTGCGTCAGTGCCCGCAAGCGGCGCAAGACTTTGTAAGCGCCAAGCACCTCAATCGGGTTTTTACGCTAACGCCTGAGGTTCGCGCCGCGTGCGGACCGGTTATCGATGCGGCGCTAAGTCGCTAA
- a CDS encoding DEAD/DEAH box helicase: protein MRPDEQFTLTDDQTRAVDTIIRGLESGAHEHLLHAPTGSGKTEVLMRVALRAVLEGGYVVIIAPTRDLVRQHVTYFHERLDSTGLHIAEIHGGVSPAERRAGEAAVRAGNAQIVIGSAMLLSIKHLWDFVDHAALTIIDDVNAFDEREHLRLLENLGCPLVFASATPDELRPFLTRIGAMANVARMREMPFDVRPTKVHKIAGVWGEPPAEQLTRAESHIREHLTRGSRIFVIGRTRGDVPRIAERLADTYEIDVQQLRGDMADTAEHRKRHRRKGVEVDKTSTRVEMMRQFRDGSPSILAATNLVGSGLDVPAADLIVITDADAFGEAEVEQLIGRVGRRDLPSDAVMVTGTTLERNPSKSMPTGRARTFMPLGMHSKSLRFRR, encoded by the coding sequence ATCCGCCCAGACGAGCAATTCACCCTAACCGACGATCAAACGCGGGCAGTCGACACCATTATCCGCGGCCTCGAGAGCGGCGCCCACGAGCATCTGCTCCACGCTCCGACCGGCTCCGGCAAGACCGAAGTCCTCATGCGTGTCGCGCTGCGAGCGGTATTAGAGGGCGGCTACGTCGTCATCATCGCGCCGACGCGCGATCTCGTCCGCCAACACGTCACCTATTTTCACGAACGCCTGGATAGCACCGGGTTGCACATCGCGGAAATTCACGGGGGCGTTTCGCCGGCAGAACGTCGCGCGGGCGAGGCGGCTGTGCGTGCCGGCAACGCGCAAATTGTCATCGGCAGCGCAATGCTGCTCTCGATCAAACATCTCTGGGATTTCGTCGATCACGCTGCGCTCACGATTATCGACGACGTGAATGCGTTCGACGAGCGCGAGCATCTGCGCTTGCTCGAGAATCTCGGCTGTCCGCTGGTCTTTGCATCTGCGACGCCCGACGAGCTAAGACCGTTCCTGACGCGCATCGGCGCAATGGCGAACGTCGCGCGCATGCGCGAGATGCCGTTCGACGTACGCCCGACAAAAGTGCATAAAATTGCGGGCGTCTGGGGCGAGCCGCCGGCCGAACAGCTGACGCGAGCCGAGTCGCATATTCGCGAGCATCTCACGCGCGGTTCACGCATCTTCGTGATCGGCCGTACACGCGGCGACGTCCCGCGAATCGCCGAGCGCCTTGCGGATACGTATGAGATTGACGTGCAGCAACTGCGCGGCGACATGGCCGACACGGCTGAACATCGCAAGCGGCATCGTCGCAAAGGCGTCGAGGTCGACAAAACCTCGACCCGCGTCGAGATGATGCGACAATTTCGCGACGGATCGCCCTCGATTCTCGCGGCAACGAACCTCGTCGGCAGCGGCCTTGACGTTCCGGCCGCCGACCTGATAGTAATCACCGATGCCGACGCGTTTGGAGAAGCCGAAGTCGAGCAGCTCATCGGTCGCGTCGGACGTCGTGATCTTCCTTCGGATGCCGTGATGGTAACCGGGACGACGCTCGAGCGGAACCCTTCGAAGAGTATGCCCACCGGTCGTGCCCGTACGTTCATGCCGCTCGGGATGCACAGCAAGAGCCTACGATTTAGGCGCTGA
- a CDS encoding amino acid ABC transporter permease — MDWLFNVPTILFLLGGLGVTIKLAAVAIAGSLVIGILLALARLSRYPWLRWPATIYIEGMRALPMLLVIVYTYFAIPHALGIKLAPFTAGAIAMALFTASLVAEIVRSGILAVPRGIVEAAESQGLRGTTIMRVILLPIALRNMMPALVAQFVSLLKDTSLTAIITIPELLGRGQIVYAAPPFKPLPVFALVAAMYFVVNYTIGQAGRRLETRS; from the coding sequence ATGGACTGGCTATTCAACGTCCCGACCATTCTTTTTCTCTTGGGCGGACTCGGCGTCACCATCAAGCTTGCGGCCGTCGCGATCGCCGGATCTCTCGTAATCGGAATTCTGCTCGCGCTTGCAAGACTCTCGAGATATCCCTGGCTGCGTTGGCCGGCGACCATCTACATTGAGGGAATGCGGGCGCTGCCGATGCTCCTCGTTATCGTCTATACGTATTTCGCGATTCCACACGCGCTCGGCATCAAGCTGGCGCCATTCACGGCCGGTGCGATAGCGATGGCCTTGTTCACTGCATCACTCGTGGCTGAAATCGTCCGGTCCGGCATTTTAGCCGTGCCTCGCGGAATCGTCGAAGCAGCAGAATCGCAGGGGCTGCGCGGAACGACGATCATGCGGGTGATCCTCCTGCCGATTGCGCTGCGGAACATGATGCCCGCACTCGTGGCGCAGTTCGTCTCGTTACTGAAGGATACGTCGTTGACCGCTATCATCACGATTCCCGAGCTGCTTGGACGAGGCCAAATCGTGTACGCGGCGCCGCCGTTCAAGCCGCTACCGGTGTTTGCGCTGGTCGCGGCAATGTACTTCGTCGTGAACTATACGATCGGTCAAGCCGGCCGGCGACTCGAAACCAGAAGTTGA
- a CDS encoding amino acid ABC transporter permease — protein MDWELLAQNRQLLLSGLRITVEVSACALVLAFVLGTVIATLRVAPNRLLRTIGTAYVEFVRNVPLLVQIFFFYFGLPSIGIRFGAFECGFLGLGIYTAAFIAETIRGGILSVHRGQMEAALASGMSHAKAMRLVILPQAFRAVIPPLGNQVLNLIKNSALVSTIAVYDILHTADSIGAQTFAYSTVYTAAALLYLCLTLPSAYVVNQLERRFKTAAVSV, from the coding sequence ATGGACTGGGAACTCCTGGCCCAAAACCGGCAACTGCTCCTCTCGGGGCTTCGCATTACGGTCGAAGTGTCGGCGTGCGCGCTGGTGCTTGCGTTTGTGCTCGGAACCGTTATCGCAACGTTACGTGTTGCGCCGAACCGGTTGTTACGAACGATCGGAACCGCGTACGTCGAGTTCGTGCGCAACGTCCCCTTGCTCGTACAAATCTTCTTCTTCTACTTCGGACTGCCGTCGATCGGAATCCGGTTCGGCGCTTTTGAATGCGGCTTTCTCGGCCTAGGCATCTACACCGCTGCATTCATCGCAGAAACTATTCGCGGCGGAATTCTCTCCGTGCACCGCGGGCAGATGGAAGCGGCGCTGGCTTCGGGGATGAGCCACGCGAAAGCAATGCGGCTTGTCATTCTTCCGCAAGCATTTCGCGCCGTGATTCCGCCGCTCGGGAACCAAGTACTCAACCTAATCAAGAACAGTGCGCTCGTTAGCACGATCGCCGTCTACGACATCCTGCATACGGCCGATTCGATCGGTGCGCAAACTTTTGCGTACTCGACCGTGTACACGGCTGCGGCTCTTCTCTATCTCTGCTTGACCCTTCCATCAGCCTACGTCGTAAACCAACTGGAACGCCGCTTCAAGACGGCAGCGGTAAGCGTCTGA
- a CDS encoding transporter substrate-binding domain-containing protein encodes MTHGITRRSIITLAGGTLAASLLPVAASADSTLDAIKKRGVLKIGVKYDNPSFGYLTPGQSEPTGFEIDLAHEITKRILGDPSKVQFAQVITSNRIPMVQNGDIDMFIATATITAPRMQQIAFSNVYYSAGQSLLVKTDSPIKSYHDLAGKNVCTAKGSTPEQTIHQLVPTANVQTFDGYTPCYQALLDGRTDAITTDNTILVGFHNQAPKDVKLVGGLFTFEPYGIGIAKGNDTLLKAVNDALVSIGNDGTFARIHEKWVHEPLPANWKTWYAMPAEKAAQQFANQTKG; translated from the coding sequence GCTTGCGGGAGGAACTCTCGCTGCATCTCTGCTCCCAGTTGCCGCATCTGCGGACAGCACGCTCGATGCAATCAAGAAGCGCGGAGTCCTTAAGATTGGCGTGAAGTATGATAATCCGAGTTTCGGTTACCTCACGCCCGGTCAGAGCGAACCAACCGGTTTCGAGATCGACCTCGCGCACGAGATCACCAAACGCATCCTCGGCGACCCCAGCAAAGTACAATTTGCGCAAGTCATCACCTCAAATCGCATCCCGATGGTGCAAAACGGCGATATCGACATGTTCATCGCGACGGCGACGATCACCGCGCCACGAATGCAGCAAATCGCGTTCTCGAACGTCTACTACTCGGCAGGACAGTCCCTGTTGGTGAAAACTGACTCGCCGATCAAGAGCTATCACGACTTGGCGGGCAAGAACGTCTGCACCGCAAAAGGCTCCACGCCCGAGCAGACGATCCATCAGCTCGTGCCGACGGCAAACGTGCAAACCTTCGATGGATACACGCCGTGCTATCAAGCCCTGCTCGATGGCCGAACCGATGCGATCACGACGGACAACACCATTCTGGTTGGTTTCCACAATCAAGCTCCAAAGGATGTCAAACTTGTCGGCGGTTTGTTTACGTTCGAGCCCTATGGGATTGGGATAGCAAAAGGAAACGACACGCTTCTTAAGGCTGTAAACGACGCGCTCGTGTCGATCGGTAACGACGGCACATTTGCGAGGATCCATGAGAAGTGGGTGCACGAACCCCTGCCTGCAAACTGGAAAACGTGGTACGCGATGCCGGCTGAGAAGGCTGCGCAACAATTCGCCAATCAAACAAAAGGCTAG